Part of the uncultured Desulfobacter sp. genome, GTACAATGGATCCCGAAAAAGGCCCATATACTGAAATAGAACTACATTCCATTCAGGCTGCGATTAATGATGCCTTTGGAACAGGCCGTATTACCATTCGTGAATATATTCTGATATGGCTTTTTATGGCCTTGGGAGCTAGGAATATACAAGTCGCAGCCTTAAAGCTTAAAGATTTTAATGTCCAACATGCAAGTGACGGTAGCTCCAGCTATCTTCTTAACGTCCCCCGGGCAAAACAACGTGCCAACCGAATTAGAGATCAGTTCAAGCAAAGGGTTTTGATCGAAGAAATAGGCGCGGTACTTGAGACATGGATCGAACACGTCAAAGATCAATATTCGAAATTACCAGATTGTTTTAAAAAACAATCTATTGAATATGATAATTTACCCCTTTTCCCTTTATGGGGATTCCCTAACCCTATAGGGTTTGATCATCACTCAACAGGTCGCCATCTTGCCAAAGAAGTTAAAGAGTTATTTTACAAAATAATTGTTATTTCCGAACGAACGGGCAAGGAATTGCGGATCGGTATACGCCGATTTCGGTATACTTTGGGCACTCGTGCCGCCATGGAGGGGCACGGGGAACTAATCATAGCCGATTTACTCGACCATTCCGACACCCAGCATGTGGGTGTCTATGTCGAAGCCACCCCGGAAATCATAGAACGTATTGACAAGGCTGTTGCAATGCAGTTGGCACCAATAGCCCAAGCTTTTATGGGCAAAATTATTCTCAATGAATCAAAAGCTAAACGGAGCAATGATCCAAGCAGCCGTATCCGTATTCACAATGGAGATCCGGCCATGGGGTTTGTCGGTAATTGTGGGAAATATGGATTTTGTAGTGCATTTGCCCCTATAGCCTGTTATACGTGCCGCAATTTCCAAGCCTGGCTTGATGGGCCTCATACTGAAATACTCGAAAGCCTTATTTCAGAACGTGAACGGCTTTTAAAAGAAACGGATGATGAAAGAATAGCGTTTGCCAATGACCGAACGATTATGGCAGTCGCTGAAGTCGTGCGACGGTGTGCTGAAATGAAACTAAACAAGAAGGCCTCGTCATGACAAAAATCATCCAATTTGTTCCTCAAGCGCAATTGACTGCCGCTGAAAACCTCAATGGATTTATTGATTTGTGTCGCAATCGCCTGGAAGTATTCGGTAAAGACCTCAATTGGGATGAATCATGGGATATTACTCCTTGGTGTGAACTGAAAGGACGCCGAGGAAGGGTGCCCCTGGCATGGACAAATCATGATACATCAAAAATAAAGCCAGGTGCCATCATGGAGAAGCCTTTCATCGATTTCGCGAAAAGTTACATGCGCTATCAGCATGCCTTCCGGCCGACCAAAGTTGTTGGGTTTAGGCTATCTGCGCTTAGAGCCTTGGATCGAGCATTGGTTTTACAGCACGGCAAAGCAGAGGTTGAGACATCAGACCCAGCTATATTCAATCTCGCTGCTCAATTAATAAATGATAAATTTGAAAAAACCACCGCTTACAGAATTGCTTTACAGCTAAATATGATAGCCCAATTTTTGAATGCAAATAATCTTGTTGCCGTTGGATTCAATTGGAAAAATCCCATCGGGCGTCCAAATGATAGAAATCGAGTGGGAAAAAAGGCCGACAAAAGAAGAGCTGAATTGCTGCCAAGCCAAGCTGCCCTAGATGCTTTAGCAAAGGCTTTTCATCTTGCAATTGAACCAAGAGATGTCGTACTAACCTCCATTATGGCACTGCTTTGTTCTGCCCCTGACCGTATCAATGAAGTTCTTCGACTTCCGGTAGATTGTGAAGTTTTTCAAAAGAAAAAGAATGGCAAAGAAGCCTATGGCTTGCGCTGGTGGCCATCCAAAGGTGCTGAGCCTATGGTGAAGT contains:
- a CDS encoding site-specific integrase, with the translated sequence MSQNKLSKLGTEVSELPEKASSHAGFEFYPRDRIWKLRDQSMTQHFDFNKVINYCHPEFFSSFQKVLFFYIQNYSANHSVNIFYNFIYFLRSIVSDGDILSSINSTHLINYKAGLSANHDWQLGRLSGFFKKWYELGYLGIETDAISFFKQIRLKGNRKGDAVRTMDPEKGPYTEIELHSIQAAINDAFGTGRITIREYILIWLFMALGARNIQVAALKLKDFNVQHASDGSSSYLLNVPRAKQRANRIRDQFKQRVLIEEIGAVLETWIEHVKDQYSKLPDCFKKQSIEYDNLPLFPLWGFPNPIGFDHHSTGRHLAKEVKELFYKIIVISERTGKELRIGIRRFRYTLGTRAAMEGHGELIIADLLDHSDTQHVGVYVEATPEIIERIDKAVAMQLAPIAQAFMGKIILNESKAKRSNDPSSRIRIHNGDPAMGFVGNCGKYGFCSAFAPIACYTCRNFQAWLDGPHTEILESLISERERLLKETDDERIAFANDRTIMAVAEVVRRCAEMKLNKKASS